A stretch of Paenibacillus mucilaginosus 3016 DNA encodes these proteins:
- a CDS encoding response regulator — protein sequence MHSTINSGGITMLTLLLVDDESYVVEDLAATIPWSELQIEEVFTASSGAEALQIMEHTAIDIVVTDISMPGMSGIELAETIRRQYKRTKCILLSGYAEFDYARKALSHEVSEYLLKPISDADFMATIRNVADQMRDEWKALASYDHAIRTFEEHLPLLKDKLLNELLQGRSTNSPSLAEQLDKYRIPFFQGDRISVMLIRLEEFFLKHDTDSLLLFEYAIDNIARETFSEQFQLWSCKDLHEMLVYVVTPKSSPFDSPDTSDHALESLASQLQRNVNIYLGGGISVVTGKWGTFPEGIQAIYQDSLAALRKRIGKDTGYFLSLSGDPEPLSVQTIRSLYEPPTLIHLYESGRWDAFEEKLYSIFREIRSEWNDSQEHLMEAYTVLSSAFYYIAHKNGRLLSDMAGAPLPPEHLRSIQLVEEWTFRMVSGIRKELEFEVKHSKSALVQTIHQFVEAHLSTVTLQTIAAQVSLHPAYLSKVYKTETGQSISELIYNAKMDKAAYLLKNFSDKIYEISSELGYSNAHYFIKVFKERYGVTPQEYRDQV from the coding sequence TTGCATTCAACAATAAACTCAGGAGGAATAACTATGCTTACCCTATTACTGGTGGATGATGAATCCTACGTTGTAGAAGATTTGGCTGCAACGATACCGTGGAGCGAGCTGCAGATTGAAGAAGTATTCACTGCCTCCTCGGGTGCGGAAGCATTGCAAATCATGGAGCACACCGCCATCGATATCGTGGTCACCGATATTTCCATGCCGGGTATGTCCGGTATAGAGCTGGCTGAGACGATTCGCCGTCAATATAAGCGGACCAAATGCATTCTGCTTTCCGGCTATGCAGAGTTCGACTATGCACGTAAAGCGTTGTCCCACGAGGTAAGCGAATATTTGCTGAAGCCCATCAGCGATGCCGATTTTATGGCCACGATCCGGAATGTGGCAGATCAAATGCGGGATGAGTGGAAAGCCCTGGCTTCTTACGATCATGCGATCCGCACATTCGAGGAACATTTGCCCCTCTTGAAGGATAAGCTGCTTAATGAGCTCCTTCAAGGCAGGAGCACAAATTCACCGTCTCTAGCGGAACAGCTGGATAAATATCGGATTCCCTTCTTCCAAGGAGACCGGATCAGCGTCATGCTGATTCGGCTGGAGGAATTTTTTCTCAAACATGATACGGACAGCTTACTGCTGTTTGAGTATGCCATTGACAACATTGCACGGGAAACGTTCTCGGAGCAGTTTCAATTATGGTCCTGCAAGGACCTCCATGAGATGCTTGTTTATGTCGTTACCCCCAAGAGCTCTCCCTTCGATTCACCCGATACTTCTGACCATGCCTTGGAGTCTTTGGCCAGCCAGCTTCAGCGAAATGTAAACATTTATCTCGGCGGAGGCATCTCGGTCGTGACGGGCAAGTGGGGAACATTCCCTGAAGGCATTCAAGCGATTTACCAGGACTCCTTAGCGGCGCTGCGCAAGAGAATCGGCAAGGACACAGGATACTTTCTCTCCCTCTCCGGCGACCCAGAGCCTCTGTCGGTCCAAACGATTCGATCGCTGTACGAGCCGCCCACTTTGATCCATCTGTACGAATCGGGACGCTGGGATGCCTTCGAAGAGAAGCTGTACTCGATATTCAGGGAAATCCGCAGCGAGTGGAATGATTCGCAGGAGCATCTTATGGAAGCCTATACCGTGCTTTCGTCCGCTTTTTACTATATTGCCCATAAAAATGGCCGGCTATTGTCTGATATGGCAGGAGCTCCGCTTCCTCCCGAGCATCTCAGATCGATCCAGCTGGTCGAAGAGTGGACTTTCCGCATGGTGAGCGGGATCCGAAAAGAACTGGAGTTCGAGGTCAAGCATTCCAAAAGCGCTCTCGTCCAAACCATTCATCAGTTTGTGGAAGCCCATCTGTCGACCGTTACTCTGCAGACGATTGCCGCCCAAGTCTCACTCCACCCCGCTTATTTGTCCAAGGTTTATAAAACGGAAACCGGACAAAGCATCAGTGAGCTGATCTACAATGCCAAGATGGACAAAGCCGCTTATCTCCTCAAGAACTTCAGTGATAAAATTTATGAAATCTCATCGGAGCTCGGGTATTCCAATGCGCATTACTTTATCAAAGTGTTCAAAGAACGATACGGGGTAACACCCCAGGAATATCGCGACCAAGTTTGA
- a CDS encoding cache domain-containing sensor histidine kinase, translated as MKIQPNLSTKMIFAVFMIFLVIFLLYRHTYGINIGVVREEIQRNNLNQLEFFLSQMENQIDQLAISAYTLERDPSIQDYRNINHLNHLLDANKLRITILEKLTLQSASSSWPNQMLLHFPLTSEIISTAPSLDSDYRGVTGQIHGSWTYIQHGRPEQGEFVFLVAAPQLGRAPVQHPNLVIETRFQEDNIRKMLDQFKRSGGDPFLFHPQNGTIANQSSQAELTNEVTAKLKEQSLSSKGSQLVLLNHQQYLVNYVQSKSLGWYLVDYVPLERVLVPIKEGRNFFIVSTVMLLILGIVLSALLYRNIQRPISLFIKVMNKFKQGDLTARVMPIRTYEFRMLYMGFNEMADRIQELIERVYLEQIRSQDAVMKQLQSQINPHFLYNCLFFIKSKASVGDMESIKSMALSLGEYYRYLTRVDTSQTTLGQELKLVIHYLNIQNLRKQRIDHVIDIPEPLLEFHIPKLLIQPLVENSIIHGIEPKVGSGMIRICAEQSGRWLTIVIEDDGVGMEPEQLQQLRDSLLAPAPKSSGYGLWNVHQRILLHFGQGSGLQVSESAAGGIRFTLNIET; from the coding sequence TTGAAAATTCAGCCAAACCTATCGACCAAAATGATATTCGCTGTATTTATGATATTCCTCGTTATCTTCTTACTCTATCGGCATACGTATGGGATCAACATCGGCGTAGTCCGCGAGGAGATTCAGCGAAACAACTTAAACCAGCTGGAATTCTTCCTGAGTCAGATGGAGAACCAAATCGACCAGCTTGCCATCAGTGCTTACACACTTGAGCGCGACCCGTCCATTCAGGACTATCGCAACATCAATCATTTGAACCATCTGCTCGACGCCAATAAACTTAGAATCACGATTTTGGAGAAATTAACCCTGCAAAGTGCCAGCAGCTCGTGGCCCAACCAAATGCTGCTGCATTTCCCGTTAACGAGTGAAATCATCTCTACCGCACCTTCACTTGACAGCGATTACAGAGGGGTTACGGGACAGATTCACGGTTCATGGACCTATATCCAACACGGACGGCCTGAGCAAGGCGAATTTGTTTTTCTGGTTGCGGCCCCCCAGCTTGGCAGAGCTCCCGTCCAACATCCGAATCTCGTGATTGAGACCCGTTTCCAGGAAGACAACATACGCAAGATGCTCGATCAGTTCAAACGGTCGGGAGGAGATCCATTCTTGTTTCACCCGCAGAATGGGACGATCGCCAATCAATCCTCTCAAGCGGAACTCACCAATGAAGTCACAGCCAAGCTTAAGGAACAATCCCTCTCCTCTAAGGGTTCGCAACTGGTCCTGTTGAATCACCAGCAGTACCTCGTCAACTATGTCCAGTCAAAATCACTCGGGTGGTATTTGGTCGACTATGTTCCGCTTGAACGGGTGCTCGTCCCGATCAAGGAAGGCCGCAATTTCTTTATCGTGTCCACGGTGATGCTGCTGATCTTGGGGATCGTGCTGTCCGCTTTGCTGTACCGGAATATACAAAGACCCATATCCCTGTTCATCAAGGTAATGAACAAGTTCAAGCAAGGGGATCTCACGGCTCGCGTAATGCCTATCCGGACCTATGAATTTCGGATGTTGTATATGGGCTTCAACGAGATGGCCGATCGGATCCAGGAGCTCATTGAACGTGTATACTTGGAGCAAATCCGTTCCCAGGATGCCGTGATGAAGCAGCTCCAATCCCAAATTAATCCACATTTCCTTTACAACTGCCTGTTTTTCATCAAAAGCAAGGCGTCCGTCGGCGATATGGAGTCGATTAAGTCGATGGCCCTCAGCTTGGGCGAATACTATCGATACTTAACCCGTGTAGATACGTCCCAGACCACGTTGGGTCAGGAGTTGAAGCTGGTAATCCATTATCTGAACATACAAAACCTGCGAAAGCAGCGAATCGATCATGTTATAGACATTCCGGAGCCTCTACTGGAATTCCATATCCCGAAGCTGCTGATTCAGCCGCTTGTCGAAAACAGCATCATACATGGCATCGAACCCAAGGTTGGCAGCGGTATGATCCGTATCTGCGCGGAGCAGTCCGGAAGATGGCTGACCATCGTAATAGAGGATGACGGGGTGGGCATGGAACCTGAGCAGCTGCAGCAGCTTCGCGACAGTCTGCTGGCCCCTGCACCGAAGTCATCGGGCTACGGGTTATGGAATGTGCACCAGCGAATCCTTTTACACTTTGGCCAAGGCTCCGGACTGCAGGTGAGCGAGTCGGCCGCAGGCGGGATCCGGTTTACACTGAACATCGAGACTTAG
- a CDS encoding extracellular solute-binding protein: MKRFVLLGMTALFLLSGCRQGGGKESESMQVTSDTAGGQSVQFNPQKDKYDPPATMTVAAAVNPEMTFKNGETLEDNVHTRWVKKRLGIDIRYLWTIPNQNHSFDTKLRLELAAGRPFPDVLPVRGEVVHELIDSGQFMEVGELFERYASTSWKKAMDTDPSVWFPYMRNGKKYAIPILDYEYSSDPVLWIREDWLNRLNLKAPETLDELTDVMNAFTNGDPDGNQTKDTYGLAVGFKNGMNSWMADANWIFGGFGSVPGQWNVGAGGRLEYGSVDPGAESALALLQKWMKEGYISREAEWFDEVRAAEQFASGKAGVVAGPIWMKYWPLGEMKARNKDAVISAYKIPSGPGGKIARRGSRLNNGAVLINKEMKHPELFFTYQNYLFDHYAQQSGEFKYGLAEGYDWVRTPEGQESTNPSDIPGGYVRVAAYTLTFDGARIPEAWNKNVVPEDVPIHEVLLSQAGASKKDMFRGGPTETMGLKGELLKKLEKETFIQIIYSRLPAAAFREFTRSWRQLGGEQITEEVNQWYDEVK, translated from the coding sequence ATGAAACGCTTTGTACTGCTTGGGATGACGGCACTCTTCCTTCTCTCCGGCTGCCGGCAGGGTGGGGGGAAGGAGTCGGAATCGATGCAGGTTACATCGGACACGGCCGGAGGTCAGAGCGTCCAATTCAACCCGCAGAAAGACAAATATGATCCTCCGGCAACGATGACCGTGGCTGCAGCGGTGAATCCGGAGATGACGTTCAAGAATGGCGAGACGCTTGAGGACAATGTGCATACCCGCTGGGTAAAGAAGCGGCTTGGTATCGACATCCGTTACTTGTGGACCATTCCCAATCAGAATCACTCTTTCGATACCAAACTAAGATTAGAGCTTGCTGCCGGACGGCCCTTCCCCGATGTGCTTCCCGTCAGAGGTGAAGTTGTGCACGAATTGATCGACTCCGGTCAGTTTATGGAAGTGGGGGAGCTCTTCGAGCGTTATGCTTCGACGTCTTGGAAGAAAGCGATGGATACCGATCCATCCGTATGGTTTCCCTACATGAGAAACGGCAAGAAGTATGCCATACCTATTCTGGATTATGAGTATTCCTCCGATCCTGTGCTATGGATCCGCGAGGACTGGCTGAATCGGTTGAACCTCAAGGCGCCGGAAACCCTGGATGAGCTAACCGACGTGATGAATGCGTTTACGAATGGGGATCCGGATGGCAATCAGACCAAGGATACATATGGGCTGGCGGTCGGTTTCAAGAACGGCATGAACAGCTGGATGGCCGATGCCAACTGGATCTTCGGAGGGTTCGGCAGCGTACCGGGACAGTGGAATGTGGGAGCTGGAGGCAGGCTCGAATACGGTTCGGTAGATCCGGGGGCCGAGAGCGCTTTGGCTTTATTGCAGAAGTGGATGAAGGAGGGGTATATCTCCAGAGAAGCCGAATGGTTTGATGAGGTGCGAGCCGCCGAGCAATTCGCCTCAGGCAAGGCGGGGGTCGTTGCCGGGCCGATCTGGATGAAATATTGGCCGCTCGGTGAAATGAAGGCGAGGAACAAGGACGCGGTGATCTCCGCATATAAGATACCCTCCGGCCCGGGAGGTAAGATTGCACGCAGGGGCAGCCGGCTTAACAACGGAGCGGTGCTGATCAACAAGGAAATGAAGCATCCGGAGCTGTTTTTTACGTATCAAAATTATTTGTTTGATCATTACGCACAGCAATCCGGTGAATTCAAATACGGATTAGCCGAAGGTTATGATTGGGTGAGGACACCGGAGGGTCAGGAGTCGACGAATCCCAGCGATATCCCCGGCGGGTACGTACGGGTGGCTGCGTATACTTTGACATTTGACGGGGCGAGGATTCCGGAAGCATGGAACAAGAACGTTGTGCCTGAGGATGTTCCTATTCATGAGGTGCTGCTAAGTCAGGCTGGTGCCTCGAAGAAAGACATGTTTCGAGGGGGCCCGACGGAAACAATGGGACTGAAAGGGGAACTGCTCAAGAAGTTGGAGAAGGAAACCTTTATTCAAATCATTTATTCGCGGCTCCCGGCTGCAGCCTTCCGTGAATTTACGAGATCATGGAGACAACTTGGGGGTGAACAGATCACCGAGGAAGTGAATCAGTGGTATGACGAGGTGAAGTAA
- the bglS gene encoding beta-glucanase, which yields MKKKKWMLALVGLILSLCLVTSASAAWVFWEPLTYHNPSTWEKANNYSNGSMFNCTWRANNANFTSGGQLELKITSPSYNKFDCGEYRSTNKYGFGKYEVNMKPAKNVGIVSSFFTYTGPSDGTQWDEIDIEFLGKDTTKVQFNYYTNGVGGHEKVVDLGFDASQGFHTYAFDWQPGSIKWYVDGVLKHTATSNIPQTPGKIMMNVWNGTGVDSWLGSYDGKTPLYAYYDWVKYTSN from the coding sequence ATGAAAAAGAAGAAATGGATGCTTGCACTTGTCGGATTAATTCTATCGCTTTGTCTGGTTACATCCGCATCAGCTGCGTGGGTGTTCTGGGAGCCGCTCACTTATCACAATCCTAGCACCTGGGAAAAAGCGAACAATTACTCCAACGGATCCATGTTTAATTGTACGTGGAGAGCAAACAATGCCAATTTCACTAGCGGCGGACAATTGGAACTAAAGATCACAAGTCCATCCTACAACAAGTTTGATTGTGGCGAGTACCGTTCCACGAACAAATACGGCTTCGGCAAATACGAGGTCAACATGAAGCCTGCCAAGAATGTGGGTATTGTCTCCTCTTTCTTCACCTATACCGGCCCGAGTGATGGAACCCAGTGGGATGAGATCGATATCGAATTCCTTGGCAAGGACACCACGAAAGTACAATTTAATTACTATACCAATGGTGTCGGCGGTCATGAGAAGGTCGTTGACCTCGGCTTCGATGCTTCACAAGGATTTCATACGTATGCGTTTGATTGGCAGCCAGGCTCCATTAAGTGGTATGTTGATGGCGTATTGAAGCATACCGCCACCTCTAACATTCCGCAAACGCCTGGAAAGATAATGATGAATGTTTGGAATGGCACGGGCGTGGATTCCTGGCTCGGGAGTTATGACGGAAAAACTCCTCTCTATGCTTACTACGATTGGGTAAAGTATACGAGCAATTAA
- a CDS encoding winged helix-turn-helix domain-containing protein, with product MIQLTNRQARQFLLLKHGLLGEYQFAGKQGVLDFVRQVGCIQYDPIDVCGKNAELVLQSRIKGFTKNMLAELLYQDRSLVDYPDKNLAIIPVEDWPYFERYRQAARQHAKRYPEMETLIEQVRAHIQNHGALSSDDLKLDGNFAWQSAIHWSSGNNSTRSVLEQMYSTGELVIHHKKGTRKYYDLAEKYIEPNLLNAPEPLEGELEHHKWRVLRRIGAVGLLWNRASDAWLNIWGLKAKQRNEVFRLLLHEARIVAVAVDQMKDILYCRVEDLPLIEDVLQNPAPKWRCELIAPLDNFIWDRKLINELFGFDYTWEIYTPAIKRKFGYYVLPLLYGESLIGRAEVIAERKSGTLVVKNIWYEKDIKPTKQLRTALNHCFQNFALFNECETISIKSMD from the coding sequence ATGATCCAATTGACGAATCGCCAGGCACGGCAATTTCTGCTATTGAAGCACGGGCTGTTGGGCGAATATCAATTTGCCGGAAAGCAGGGAGTATTGGATTTTGTGCGGCAGGTCGGCTGTATTCAATACGATCCCATCGATGTTTGCGGTAAAAACGCCGAACTGGTGCTGCAGTCGCGAATCAAAGGATTTACCAAGAACATGCTCGCCGAGTTGCTGTATCAAGATAGAAGCCTTGTCGATTATCCTGACAAGAATTTGGCCATTATCCCTGTCGAGGACTGGCCGTATTTTGAGCGGTACAGGCAGGCCGCCCGACAACATGCCAAGCGCTATCCTGAAATGGAAACGTTGATAGAGCAAGTACGGGCTCATATCCAAAATCACGGTGCGCTAAGTTCGGATGATCTAAAATTGGATGGAAATTTCGCTTGGCAATCGGCCATCCACTGGAGCAGCGGAAACAATTCAACCCGGTCGGTGCTGGAGCAGATGTACTCGACAGGCGAGTTGGTTATCCATCACAAAAAAGGAACTCGTAAGTATTACGATTTAGCTGAGAAGTACATAGAGCCAAATCTGCTGAATGCGCCGGAGCCGCTAGAGGGCGAGCTTGAGCATCATAAGTGGCGGGTACTGCGTCGAATCGGCGCTGTTGGCCTATTATGGAATCGTGCATCCGATGCCTGGCTGAACATATGGGGATTGAAAGCGAAGCAGCGCAACGAAGTTTTCCGCCTGCTGCTGCACGAAGCTCGCATTGTTGCTGTTGCCGTGGATCAAATGAAGGATATACTGTACTGCCGCGTGGAGGACTTGCCGCTTATTGAAGACGTCCTGCAAAATCCGGCGCCGAAATGGCGCTGCGAGCTGATTGCCCCACTAGATAATTTCATATGGGACAGAAAGCTGATCAACGAATTGTTTGGATTCGATTACACTTGGGAGATTTACACGCCTGCAATCAAACGGAAATTCGGCTATTATGTGTTGCCTCTACTATACGGAGAAAGCCTCATCGGACGAGCCGAGGTAATCGCGGAGCGAAAATCCGGGACGCTCGTTGTTAAAAACATATGGTACGAGAAGGACATAAAGCCAACAAAGCAATTGCGAACAGCCTTGAACCATTGTTTTCAAAATTTTGCATTATTCAATGAATGCGAGACGATTTCGATAAAGTCTATGGACTGA
- a CDS encoding VOC family protein, protein MSEQLTEIIVNEVVQIYLPSTNIKRTVEWYKNVFGFQVIWEQESAANLKLKHGPFLFIKKTSIKQPVQFEADEEVSPVVSFQTSDLNLLHEKLKSEKYQVGEINQHGEGINGSYKDFYITDPDGNLIEVSSYPDLNLEQFRGY, encoded by the coding sequence ATGAGCGAGCAATTAACTGAAATAATTGTCAACGAAGTAGTACAAATCTACCTGCCGTCAACCAATATAAAAAGAACGGTTGAGTGGTACAAGAATGTATTTGGTTTTCAGGTTATTTGGGAACAGGAGAGCGCAGCCAATTTAAAATTGAAACACGGTCCTTTTTTGTTCATTAAGAAGACTTCGATAAAACAACCTGTCCAATTTGAAGCGGATGAAGAAGTATCGCCGGTAGTAAGTTTCCAGACTTCAGATTTAAATCTTCTTCATGAAAAACTAAAATCAGAAAAATACCAAGTTGGTGAAATTAACCAACATGGAGAAGGCATAAACGGATCTTATAAGGATTTCTATATTACAGACCCTGACGGGAATTTGATTGAGGTCAGTAGCTACCCCGATCTAAATCTTGAACAATTTAGAGGGTACTAG
- a CDS encoding fibronectin type III domain-containing protein, whose translation MKRRFLLRLCGFLIVTLLLPLQAVADESDSVVAAKSTYSGIRMAAGGESHTLALNANGTVWAWGGGQLGNGSTTGSPAPVQVQDLHSVEAIAAGGSHNLAIKSDGTVWAWGFNGYGQLGDGSTTGRNTPVQVEGLRSIVGAAAHYDHSLALKSDGTVWAWGRNEYGQLGDGSKTDRHTPVRVKGLDSVVAISSGFGYSLAVKSDGTVWAWGKNEYGQLGNGSTTQSSAPVQVQGLHSVTAVASGDYHNLAIKRDGTVWSWGPNLAGQLGDGSDMDRYTPVQVEGFSSAVDVDAGFGHSLALKSDGTVWAWGNYQFNEWGFGSSTPVQVQELDSVVDIAAGTQHSLAVRNDGTVWAWGKNDNGQLGDGTSTARLTPIKVQGFGGPEWPEGDVLTVTHVTYNSVQLNWQPAKDGAEVDQYWVYQENTLVAALNGDTTYYEVKELSPHSTYHFSLIAVNDDGSQSATKDVTVTTAANQDETLLFNRFDGTILDFDQHRILWKQTGDQVLWLFNRANQSQTKVHDATMAGAPYTIGAAKLSADGVVYSILGKAVNTRYWKDGADQRYWDGWEWGYLHEVNGNYAVFTFGAADVTTGGSRTLPSSDFENAYRFDLSYDGTVAYTDPTSESSLYLSLPDGTLTTYDPSSNYQTYSGALTDGKNMIYKVLKVDNGSDSMWSLRVRSTDQRITEETELALNPYAQDEFADPRKSYRISNGWIAYNKYNQDGDSWTLYVRSPEGEEKQASFLSGHVNIEQLGPDGTVAYSIQNQTYLYSAPKGKLIHTSTGPGTFHYIDGTWYRLDGNSLFAVQTDHSDTTAPVWTAENPLTVTDVTYMSAVLAWQPAADTEGVTLYRIYQNDTPIDTVTGSVYSYEVDGLTPSTAYKFTLEAEDAAGNKSANSPSVTVTTNAYAPVDSTAPVWPDGPVLTAADVTYNSVQLNWQPAADDMGVDSYEIYKDDSLLASVSGSVYSYTALGLFPETAYGFAVQAKDAAGNASLKSKVMSVTTSAYHPLPNPYMDLKVKPGFVQVGSTLDLVVKAEEAEDLYAFLADLKYSPQQVKLKEVWLSPSFGTEGKDAVFSRKLQDGRARLAGALLGPVPGRSGSLQLMTIRFQVLAKGPVVFTLDPNTEVADSQGQTRKLGTPVMLELVISDPDFDKDGKIGLSDLVLISRHSGTSEGQPGYDKAYDLNFDRMIDSQDVQYVAGKVAAGSA comes from the coding sequence ATGAAACGACGTTTTTTACTTAGGTTATGTGGATTCCTGATTGTGACGCTGCTTCTGCCCTTACAGGCGGTCGCCGACGAGTCCGATTCCGTGGTGGCAGCAAAGAGCACGTATTCAGGGATCAGGATGGCTGCTGGAGGAGAGAGTCATACTCTCGCTCTGAATGCCAACGGAACGGTATGGGCGTGGGGAGGCGGCCAACTGGGCAATGGAAGCACGACGGGGAGTCCTGCGCCCGTTCAAGTACAAGACCTTCATTCGGTGGAAGCCATTGCTGCAGGGGGCTCGCATAATTTGGCCATCAAAAGCGATGGAACCGTATGGGCATGGGGATTCAATGGCTATGGGCAGCTCGGCGATGGAAGCACGACAGGTCGGAATACTCCAGTTCAAGTAGAGGGCCTCAGATCGATAGTCGGCGCTGCAGCGCATTACGATCATAGTTTGGCGCTCAAAAGCGACGGCACCGTTTGGGCGTGGGGAAGAAATGAGTACGGGCAGCTCGGCGATGGAAGCAAGACGGACCGTCATACTCCGGTTCGAGTGAAGGGTCTCGATTCGGTAGTCGCGATTTCTTCCGGTTTTGGGTATAGTTTGGCAGTCAAAAGCGACGGCACCGTCTGGGCGTGGGGAAAAAATGAGTACGGGCAGCTTGGCAATGGAAGCACAACACAGAGTTCTGCTCCCGTTCAAGTACAGGGTCTTCATTCGGTGACGGCCGTTGCTTCAGGTGATTATCATAATTTGGCAATCAAGAGAGATGGAACGGTTTGGTCGTGGGGACCGAATTTGGCCGGTCAACTGGGCGATGGAAGTGATATGGACCGATATACTCCTGTTCAAGTAGAGGGTTTCAGTTCGGCAGTCGACGTGGATGCGGGTTTTGGGCATAGTTTGGCACTTAAGAGCGACGGAACGGTATGGGCGTGGGGAAATTATCAGTTTAACGAATGGGGGTTTGGAAGCAGTACGCCCGTTCAAGTGCAGGAGCTTGATTCGGTTGTTGACATCGCCGCAGGTACCCAGCATAGCTTGGCAGTGAGAAACGACGGAACGGTATGGGCGTGGGGAAAAAACGATAACGGACAACTCGGCGACGGAACGAGTACAGCTCGGCTTACTCCCATAAAAGTTCAAGGATTTGGAGGACCGGAGTGGCCGGAGGGTGACGTGCTTACGGTTACGCATGTGACTTATAACAGTGTACAGCTGAATTGGCAGCCGGCGAAGGATGGGGCGGAGGTAGACCAATATTGGGTATACCAGGAAAACACCCTGGTTGCTGCGCTGAACGGGGATACGACCTACTATGAAGTGAAAGAGCTGTCTCCCCATTCGACCTATCACTTTTCACTGATCGCCGTCAATGACGATGGCAGCCAGAGCGCGACAAAAGACGTGACGGTCACTACTGCTGCCAATCAAGATGAAACGCTGCTTTTTAACCGGTTTGACGGAACTATTCTCGACTTTGATCAACATCGTATTCTGTGGAAACAAACTGGCGATCAGGTGCTCTGGCTGTTCAATCGTGCGAATCAAAGCCAAACAAAGGTTCACGATGCCACTATGGCCGGAGCGCCGTATACCATTGGTGCTGCGAAGCTATCCGCTGACGGCGTTGTGTATTCTATCTTGGGGAAAGCTGTGAATACCCGTTATTGGAAGGACGGCGCGGATCAAAGATATTGGGACGGTTGGGAATGGGGATACCTTCACGAAGTCAATGGGAATTATGCGGTATTCACTTTCGGTGCTGCGGATGTAACGACAGGAGGGTCCCGAACCTTACCGAGTTCAGATTTTGAAAATGCCTACCGCTTCGATCTGTCCTATGACGGAACGGTGGCTTATACGGATCCAACTTCAGAATCCAGCCTCTACCTATCGCTTCCCGACGGTACGTTGACTACATACGATCCGTCTTCGAACTACCAGACCTATTCCGGGGCTTTGACCGATGGAAAAAACATGATCTACAAAGTACTTAAGGTGGATAATGGAAGTGATTCCATGTGGTCGCTGCGTGTAAGAAGCACCGATCAGCGGATAACCGAAGAGACCGAATTAGCATTGAACCCGTATGCGCAGGACGAGTTCGCCGATCCAAGAAAGTCGTACCGGATCAGCAACGGCTGGATTGCCTATAACAAATATAATCAAGATGGAGACAGTTGGACTTTGTATGTCCGGTCGCCGGAAGGCGAAGAGAAGCAGGCATCGTTCCTTAGCGGACATGTGAATATCGAACAGCTTGGACCGGATGGCACGGTTGCCTATTCCATTCAGAACCAAACCTACCTTTACTCCGCCCCAAAGGGCAAGCTCATTCATACGTCCACCGGTCCGGGGACGTTCCATTACATTGACGGCACATGGTACCGGCTCGACGGCAACTCATTGTTTGCGGTTCAAACTGATCATTCGGATACGACCGCCCCTGTTTGGACCGCAGAGAATCCTTTGACCGTGACGGACGTGACCTACATGTCCGCGGTGCTGGCTTGGCAGCCGGCTGCCGATACGGAAGGCGTCACGCTGTACCGCATTTATCAAAATGACACTCCGATCGATACGGTGACCGGCAGCGTATACAGCTATGAGGTCGATGGACTTACGCCGTCGACAGCTTATAAGTTCACCTTGGAAGCGGAAGACGCGGCGGGGAACAAAAGCGCGAACAGCCCGTCTGTTACTGTGACTACGAACGCGTACGCACCTGTCGATTCGACCGCCCCGGTATGGCCGGACGGTCCGGTGCTGACGGCTGCCGATGTAACCTATAACAGCGTACAGCTGAATTGGCAGCCGGCCGCGGACGATATGGGCGTCGATTCCTATGAGATTTACAAGGATGATTCGCTGCTGGCTTCCGTCAGCGGATCGGTATACAGCTATACAGCCTTGGGGCTGTTTCCGGAGACAGCCTACGGGTTTGCCGTGCAAGCCAAAGATGCTGCTGGCAATGCAAGCCTGAAGAGCAAGGTCATGAGCGTAACTACATCGGCTTACCATCCGCTGCCAAACCCATACATGGATCTGAAGGTGAAGCCGGGATTCGTGCAGGTAGGTTCGACTTTGGACCTTGTAGTAAAGGCCGAGGAAGCGGAGGATCTCTATGCCTTCCTGGCAGACCTGAAGTACAGCCCGCAGCAAGTAAAGCTTAAAGAGGTGTGGCTGTCCCCAAGCTTCGGCACGGAAGGGAAGGATGCCGTATTCAGCCGGAAGCTGCAGGATGGTAGGGCCAGACTGGCTGGCGCGCTGCTTGGTCCCGTTCCGGGTCGGAGCGGCAGCCTTCAGCTGATGACGATCCGGTTCCAAGTGCTCGCCAAAGGCCCGGTCGTCTTCACCCTGGATCCGAATACCGAAGTCGCCGACAGTCAGGGCCAGACCCGGAAATTGGGCACTCCTGTAATGCTGGAGCTCGTGATCAGTGATCCGGATTTCGATAAAGACGGGAAGATCGGACTCAGCGATCTTGTCCTGATTTCGCGCCACAGCGGGACGAGTGAAGGGCAACCGGGCTATGATAAGGCTTATGATCTGAATTTCGACCGTATGATTGACAGCCAGGATGTTCAGTATGTAGCGGGCAAAGTGGCTGCAGGATCGGCCTAA